Proteins encoded in a region of the Balneolales bacterium ANBcel1 genome:
- a CDS encoding sodium:solute symporter family protein, producing the protein MNPVDLTVFVLYFLVILGIGTYFYFRNKGAEEYYIGGRKMGYGHVGLSVVATDVGGGFSIGLGGLGFLMGIAGSWMLFTGFLGAWLAAVFLIPKVKNLSTEQGFFTMPEVFNHFFNARVAFLAGIISAIGYVGFSSSQMLAGARLASASFDGMSLDAALYLMAFIIIVYTVMGGIKAVIYTDTFQWILLLGGLIFIGIPIGYFAVGGIEAIRETVPPEMLSLRNISWQQLVNWGITILPIWFVGMTLYQRIYATRTEKEAKKAWYLAGLLEWPVMAFMGVLLGLFARVAADQGMFAYMGYEMASEMHHEEGLPMLLRTVLPVGLMGLMMSAYFSAIMSTADSCLVAASGNVTTDILEKWFKIDTGRLSAIRLSQIVTLVLGLLAFMLAAVFDTVLQIMLYSYAFMVSALLVPIVGGLYWKRSSSAAAWWSMITGGTLTLALTLLSDDSLPFAMPWHITMPFGLDPIIFGLGVSLLVFVGLSYAIPDNK; encoded by the coding sequence ATGAATCCTGTTGATCTGACCGTATTTGTTCTCTATTTCCTCGTAATTCTTGGGATCGGAACCTATTTCTATTTCAGAAATAAGGGCGCCGAGGAGTACTATATTGGCGGCAGGAAAATGGGATACGGGCATGTCGGGCTCTCCGTGGTCGCCACCGATGTCGGGGGCGGATTTTCCATCGGCCTGGGCGGTCTCGGTTTTCTGATGGGAATCGCCGGTTCATGGATGCTGTTCACCGGGTTTCTCGGTGCCTGGCTTGCCGCGGTTTTCCTCATACCCAAAGTCAAGAACCTCTCCACAGAGCAGGGCTTTTTCACCATGCCCGAGGTGTTCAACCACTTCTTTAACGCCAGGGTAGCTTTTCTGGCGGGGATCATCTCGGCCATCGGGTATGTCGGCTTCAGCAGCTCACAGATGCTGGCCGGCGCACGGCTGGCCTCCGCCTCATTTGACGGTATGAGCCTGGATGCCGCGCTTTATCTCATGGCATTCATTATTATCGTCTACACCGTGATGGGCGGGATCAAGGCCGTCATCTACACCGATACCTTCCAATGGATTTTGTTGTTAGGCGGACTCATTTTTATCGGCATTCCCATCGGCTATTTCGCTGTGGGGGGCATCGAGGCGATCCGCGAGACAGTTCCCCCGGAAATGCTTTCACTGAGGAATATCAGCTGGCAGCAGCTGGTCAACTGGGGCATCACCATCCTGCCGATATGGTTTGTGGGGATGACCCTCTACCAACGCATCTATGCCACACGAACAGAGAAAGAGGCAAAAAAGGCGTGGTATCTGGCCGGACTTCTGGAATGGCCGGTGATGGCGTTCATGGGCGTGCTGCTCGGCCTGTTTGCCCGGGTGGCCGCTGACCAGGGGATGTTCGCCTACATGGGCTACGAAATGGCCTCGGAGATGCATCATGAAGAAGGCCTGCCGATGTTGCTGCGGACGGTTCTGCCGGTCGGACTCATGGGCCTGATGATGTCCGCCTATTTCTCGGCCATCATGTCCACTGCCGACAGCTGTCTGGTGGCCGCGTCTGGAAATGTCACCACCGATATTCTTGAAAAGTGGTTCAAAATTGACACCGGACGCCTTTCCGCCATCCGATTGTCCCAAATTGTGACCCTGGTACTCGGCCTCCTGGCGTTCATGCTGGCAGCAGTCTTCGATACCGTGCTGCAGATCATGCTCTATTCCTACGCGTTCATGGTCTCGGCGCTGCTGGTTCCGATCGTCGGCGGGTTGTACTGGAAGCGGAGCAGCAGTGCAGCGGCCTGGTGGTCCATGATCACGGGCGGGACGCTCACGCTGGCGCTTACTCTGCTTTCCGACGACAGCCTGCCTTTTGCCATGCCCTGGCATATAACCATGCCGTTTGGCCTGGATCCCATTATCTTTGGACTGGGAGTATCTCTGCTGGTTTTTGTGGGGCTTTCCTATGCGATACCTGATAATAAATAA
- a CDS encoding OsmC family protein, with amino-acid sequence MKIKLHRIDDAFHLKASNELGNSIEMDGAPKIGGSDKAARPMEVLLMSLAGCSSMDVLDILKKQRQHVEEYRVEVDAKRDQENIPALFTDVHVHFHVKGDLSEKKVERAVRMSMETYCSVTKILEKTARITWEATVEQG; translated from the coding sequence ATGAAGATAAAACTGCACCGTATCGACGACGCTTTTCATCTGAAGGCCTCCAATGAACTTGGTAACAGCATAGAAATGGACGGCGCTCCAAAAATCGGCGGGTCCGACAAGGCGGCCCGACCCATGGAGGTGCTGCTGATGAGCCTGGCCGGCTGCAGCTCCATGGATGTGCTGGATATCCTGAAAAAACAGCGCCAGCACGTCGAAGAGTACCGGGTGGAAGTCGATGCGAAGCGCGATCAGGAGAACATCCCCGCCCTTTTCACCGACGTGCATGTCCATTTCCATGTGAAGGGCGACCTGAGTGAGAAGAAAGTGGAGCGGGCCGTGCGGATGTCGATGGAAACCTACTGCTCGGTAACCAAAATACTCGAGAAAACGGCCCGGATCACGTGGGAAGCGACGGTGGAACAGGGGTGA
- a CDS encoding TonB-dependent receptor has product MPATHYARFQVLVIACLICCSLPAFSLAQEVQLRGIITDADDGQPVEGAHILLTDEDGTFSRGAATDRNGLYRLARIPEGTYRIRISYIGYHTFEETIEIPADEASLLFNARIQADRTMLDELTITVPNQAARLSGGHQRVAPVDLQRVVTPAAGGDIASYLQVLPGVVAAGDRGGQLFVRGGTSSENLVLVDGMTIYQPFHIVGYFSAFPQELLANADFYAGGFETRYSGRISSVLDVRMRDGNFQKATGSGSISPFLAEIFAEGPVSEGRSSWIGSFRRSHIEHTDELFMSEEQPVHFESQFLKYTHLSDAGTRCSGMAMHTYDRGRMDQASGDSFWWRNLVTGVGCTHITTDPDIYLDFNTGISHLSNGMGGTPASDLTSSITKINTDLNINQHVGSVRLTYGLNTHMKWLRYDISEMFHIPDDDLEIFLGLGGHVEASIPLGDFNLRPGVAANFYTGGYSPSLEPRFRLAWQPFGSERQELNASVGYYRQLVTGVTDLRDVGSAFLAWMPVPEDRQMSSIHYLIGWQQRFANGLQFSAEAYHKNMSNIPVTVWSTTATFTTDLEYADGNVYGADVRLEYGNQWFYGFVGYGYSWTKYRSGQDHFMEWFGTPVQSYHPAHDRRHQLNTSLSTDIADYTFTVGWQMGTGLPFTRHMGFDSMLPFDQGLPNVIGQYGTPRAILDKPFQGRTPVFHRLDVSVNRSFVIGSATTDIQVGAINTYGQNNLFYYDLFTQRRIDQLPFAPYASMRIKF; this is encoded by the coding sequence TTGCCGGCAACTCACTACGCACGTTTCCAAGTCCTTGTTATTGCCTGTCTGATCTGCTGTTCGTTACCCGCATTCTCGCTTGCACAGGAAGTGCAGCTGCGCGGGATCATTACGGATGCTGATGACGGCCAGCCCGTTGAAGGGGCTCATATCCTCCTGACCGATGAGGACGGCACGTTTTCCAGAGGGGCGGCAACGGACAGGAACGGCCTCTATCGCCTCGCCCGGATTCCGGAAGGCACCTATCGCATCAGAATCAGCTATATCGGTTACCACACATTCGAAGAGACGATTGAGATCCCCGCCGACGAAGCTTCCCTGCTGTTCAATGCCAGAATCCAGGCAGACCGCACCATGCTGGATGAATTGACAATCACCGTCCCGAATCAGGCGGCGCGGCTGTCTGGCGGACACCAGCGGGTGGCTCCCGTTGATCTCCAGAGGGTGGTCACACCTGCTGCCGGCGGCGATATTGCCAGCTATCTGCAGGTGCTGCCCGGAGTGGTCGCTGCCGGCGACCGGGGCGGCCAGCTTTTCGTGCGGGGCGGCACCTCCTCCGAAAACCTGGTCCTGGTTGACGGTATGACCATTTACCAGCCGTTTCATATCGTAGGATACTTCTCCGCCTTCCCCCAGGAGCTGTTGGCCAACGCCGACTTTTATGCCGGCGGGTTTGAAACCCGATACTCCGGCCGTATCTCCTCGGTACTGGATGTCCGCATGAGGGACGGGAATTTCCAGAAAGCGACGGGTTCCGGTTCCATAAGCCCGTTTCTTGCCGAGATATTTGCCGAAGGACCTGTCAGCGAAGGGCGGTCGTCCTGGATCGGCAGCTTCCGGAGGTCTCATATCGAACACACCGACGAATTGTTCATGAGCGAAGAACAGCCCGTCCATTTTGAAAGCCAGTTTTTGAAATACACGCACCTGAGTGACGCCGGCACCCGGTGTTCCGGCATGGCCATGCACACCTACGATCGCGGCAGGATGGATCAGGCATCCGGCGACAGTTTCTGGTGGAGGAATCTGGTAACCGGAGTCGGCTGCACCCACATCACCACCGACCCCGATATCTACCTCGACTTCAACACCGGCATCTCCCACCTTTCAAACGGCATGGGCGGCACTCCGGCATCGGACCTCACCTCGTCCATCACGAAAATCAATACGGATCTCAACATCAATCAGCATGTCGGGTCGGTACGCCTTACCTACGGGCTGAACACCCATATGAAATGGCTTCGTTACGACATCTCCGAGATGTTTCATATCCCGGACGACGACCTGGAAATCTTCCTGGGTCTCGGCGGACATGTCGAAGCTTCCATTCCTCTGGGCGATTTCAATTTACGGCCCGGTGTTGCGGCCAACTTCTATACCGGCGGCTACTCGCCTAGCCTGGAGCCGAGATTCCGGCTGGCCTGGCAGCCGTTCGGCAGCGAGCGTCAGGAACTCAACGCCTCGGTGGGTTACTACCGGCAGCTGGTTACCGGAGTCACCGACCTCAGGGATGTGGGTTCCGCATTTCTCGCCTGGATGCCCGTTCCGGAGGATCGACAGATGAGTTCGATTCACTACCTCATCGGCTGGCAGCAGCGGTTTGCGAACGGTCTGCAGTTTTCCGCAGAGGCCTATCACAAAAACATGTCCAATATCCCGGTAACGGTTTGGAGTACAACGGCTACCTTTACCACCGACCTGGAATACGCGGACGGCAACGTCTACGGTGCCGATGTGCGGCTGGAATACGGCAACCAATGGTTCTACGGCTTCGTCGGATACGGGTACTCCTGGACAAAATACCGCTCCGGGCAGGACCATTTTATGGAGTGGTTCGGAACCCCGGTGCAATCGTACCACCCGGCTCATGACCGGCGGCACCAGCTTAACACCTCCCTGTCCACCGATATCGCCGATTACACCTTCACTGTGGGATGGCAGATGGGCACGGGGCTTCCGTTTACACGGCATATGGGTTTCGATTCCATGCTTCCGTTCGACCAGGGCCTGCCCAATGTGATAGGACAGTACGGAACCCCCAGAGCGATACTGGACAAGCCGTTTCAGGGGCGTACGCCGGTATTCCATCGCCTGGATGTCTCTGTCAACCGGTCCTTTGTTATTGGTTCCGCTACAACGGACATACAGGTCGGCGCCATCAACACTTACGGTCAGAACAACCTGTTCTACTATGACCTGTTCACCCAGCGAAGGATTGACCAGCTTCCGTTTGCCCCCTATGCATCCATGAGAATCAAGTTTTAG
- a CDS encoding PLP-dependent transferase, with protein MKKKPETDAIRLQAERSGHREHSVPLYLTSSFVFDSAEQGRALFASEEEGNVYSRYSNPNTDEFIEKMCRLEGTDDGIATASGMAAVFTSLMGLLKSEDHLLVARSIFGSTHQILTQLLPRWNIGHTYVDIGKPETWEDEIRPETRMFFMETPSNPGLDLIDLEFAGNLCRKHGLLFNVDNCFATPLLQQPGRYGADLIVHSATKFIDGQGRTLGGLVAGRGDLIDELRFFARHAGPAMSPFNAWVLSKSLETLSVRLERHCSNALRLAEFLEGNKAVDWVKYPFLASHPQYDLARRQMKLGGGVLVFNIAGGLPAAQRFIDRLEMLSLSANLGDTRSIVTHPASTTHSKLTEEERLSVGITPGLVRISAGLEHIDDIIADVKQALG; from the coding sequence ATGAAAAAGAAACCTGAAACCGATGCCATCCGTTTACAGGCGGAGCGCTCCGGTCACCGCGAGCATTCCGTACCTCTCTATCTGACCTCCAGTTTTGTCTTTGACTCGGCCGAGCAGGGACGGGCGCTGTTTGCCAGCGAAGAAGAAGGCAATGTGTACAGCCGCTACAGCAATCCGAATACCGATGAATTTATTGAAAAAATGTGCCGACTTGAGGGCACCGACGACGGAATTGCCACCGCTTCGGGCATGGCTGCGGTCTTTACCAGCCTGATGGGACTGCTCAAAAGCGAAGATCACCTCCTTGTGGCCCGGTCGATATTCGGCTCCACCCACCAGATCCTCACACAGCTTCTGCCGCGCTGGAATATCGGGCACACTTATGTCGATATCGGCAAACCGGAAACGTGGGAGGATGAAATTCGTCCGGAAACGCGGATGTTTTTCATGGAGACCCCCTCCAATCCCGGCCTGGACCTTATCGATCTGGAATTTGCCGGCAATCTGTGCCGCAAACACGGCCTGCTGTTTAACGTGGACAACTGCTTCGCCACACCCCTGCTGCAGCAGCCCGGCAGGTATGGGGCCGATCTGATCGTCCATTCGGCGACCAAGTTCATTGACGGGCAGGGCCGAACGCTCGGCGGCCTGGTGGCCGGTCGCGGAGATCTCATCGACGAGCTTCGATTCTTTGCGAGGCATGCCGGACCCGCGATGTCACCGTTCAACGCATGGGTCCTTTCCAAAAGTCTGGAGACCCTGTCGGTGCGATTGGAGCGCCATTGCAGCAACGCCCTCCGTCTGGCGGAATTCCTGGAAGGCAACAAAGCGGTTGATTGGGTCAAATACCCTTTCCTTGCCTCCCACCCCCAGTATGACCTGGCCCGGAGACAGATGAAACTGGGCGGCGGGGTGCTGGTCTTCAATATCGCCGGAGGTTTGCCGGCGGCGCAGCGGTTCATCGACCGGCTGGAGATGCTGTCCCTTTCCGCGAATCTCGGAGATACCCGCTCGATTGTCACGCATCCGGCATCTACGACCCACTCCAAACTGACCGAAGAAGAGCGGCTTTCGGTGGGTATCACGCCGGGGCTGGTACGCATTTCGGCCGGCCTCGAGCACATCGACGACATTATTGCCGATGTGAAGCAGGCATTGGGATAA
- a CDS encoding type II toxin-antitoxin system RelE/ParE family toxin, giving the protein MSENDKPIVWLQVEVKTPPFSQQARIKAGFLLRKLQRGELIELPLSRPVPGIGQNCHELRITDKDKTWRIVYYLEIDSVVILDVFAKKTQKTPSDVLERCKRRLALYKQ; this is encoded by the coding sequence ATGTCAGAAAATGATAAACCTATAGTATGGCTTCAAGTTGAAGTTAAAACCCCGCCATTCTCGCAACAAGCGCGAATTAAAGCCGGTTTTCTACTCAGAAAATTGCAAAGAGGAGAATTAATTGAACTGCCGCTATCCCGACCGGTGCCAGGTATCGGGCAAAACTGCCATGAACTAAGGATAACTGATAAAGATAAAACCTGGCGCATCGTTTATTACCTTGAGATCGACTCAGTAGTGATTCTGGATGTATTCGCAAAAAAAACACAGAAAACGCCATCAGATGTACTTGAAAGGTGCAAAAGGAGATTGGCCTTATACAAGCAATGA
- a CDS encoding helix-turn-helix transcriptional regulator, producing the protein MEQNKRKKLTSKGFRIGSAAEFLQLSPEEEAYIEIRLELSALAKTQRKKRGWTQEQLARATGSSQSRIAKLEAGDPGTSLDLMIKVLLRLGVSKQEIGDLLSGKLKSDLEPA; encoded by the coding sequence ATGGAACAGAATAAGCGAAAAAAACTGACGAGTAAAGGATTTCGGATTGGCTCAGCAGCTGAATTTCTGCAATTAAGCCCGGAAGAGGAAGCCTATATTGAAATTCGCCTGGAATTGAGCGCTCTGGCTAAAACACAACGTAAAAAACGCGGATGGACCCAAGAGCAACTTGCCAGAGCCACGGGATCAAGCCAATCCCGTATAGCAAAACTGGAAGCAGGAGATCCGGGAACATCACTGGATTTGATGATCAAAGTGCTTTTACGACTTGGTGTATCAAAACAGGAAATTGGCGATCTACTTTCCGGGAAACTGAAATCAGACTTGGAACCTGCCTGA
- the lat gene encoding L-lysine 6-transaminase: MTHKPGITPDKVKEILNRHILADGMDMVLDLEKSKGPYLHDAAGNRSYLDFFTFFASNPVGMNHPKIVDNEAFREKIGRIALHNPSNSDIYTREYAEFIDTFSRIGIPKEMPHAFFVAGGGLAVENALKTAFDWKVRKNFEKGYRHEKGHMVLHFDEAFHGRTGYTMSLTNSQPIKVAYFPKFNWPRLVNPKMVFPMDEAHTAQVIEQEQRALNQAERYFEQHKDDIAAIIIEPIQGEGGDNHFRPEFHKALRDLADRHEALLIHDEVQTGVGLTGKFWAHEHYVQPDILAFGKKAQVCGILAGKRVDEVSDNVFNVSSRLNSTWGGNLVDMIRFTRYLEIIKEDNLVDNSAKTGAYLLEKLGSLASEFEFANNVRGRGLMCAFDLIDDATRSTFLKATYEHGLVILPSGEKTVRFRPPLTIQPEQIDEGMEIIRKSLAQTWERSPALRSHFVTS, encoded by the coding sequence ATGACTCACAAACCCGGCATAACCCCCGATAAAGTTAAGGAAATACTGAACCGGCATATCCTCGCCGACGGCATGGACATGGTCCTGGATCTTGAAAAAAGTAAAGGACCCTATCTGCACGACGCCGCCGGAAACCGCTCCTACCTGGATTTCTTTACCTTTTTCGCCTCCAATCCCGTCGGGATGAATCATCCCAAAATAGTGGATAATGAAGCTTTTCGTGAGAAAATCGGAAGGATCGCTCTTCACAACCCCTCCAATTCCGATATCTATACCCGTGAATATGCCGAATTCATCGACACCTTTTCGCGGATCGGCATCCCCAAAGAGATGCCCCACGCCTTTTTTGTGGCCGGCGGCGGATTGGCCGTCGAGAATGCGCTTAAAACCGCGTTTGACTGGAAAGTGCGGAAAAACTTCGAAAAGGGATACCGCCACGAGAAAGGACATATGGTCCTCCATTTCGATGAGGCCTTTCACGGGCGTACCGGCTATACCATGTCGCTGACCAACTCCCAGCCTATCAAGGTCGCCTATTTCCCGAAGTTCAACTGGCCGCGCCTGGTCAATCCCAAAATGGTCTTCCCCATGGATGAAGCCCATACGGCGCAGGTCATCGAACAGGAGCAACGGGCACTGAATCAGGCGGAACGGTACTTCGAGCAACATAAAGACGACATCGCCGCCATCATCATTGAACCGATCCAGGGCGAGGGCGGTGACAATCACTTCCGCCCCGAGTTTCACAAAGCGCTGCGCGACCTGGCCGACCGGCACGAAGCGCTGCTGATCCATGATGAGGTGCAGACCGGTGTGGGCCTGACCGGCAAGTTCTGGGCTCATGAGCATTACGTGCAGCCCGACATCCTCGCCTTCGGCAAAAAAGCCCAGGTATGCGGTATACTCGCGGGCAAGCGGGTGGATGAGGTGAGCGATAATGTCTTTAACGTCTCCTCCCGGTTGAACTCCACCTGGGGCGGCAACCTGGTCGATATGATCCGCTTCACCCGGTACCTGGAAATCATTAAAGAGGACAACCTGGTCGATAATTCCGCAAAAACCGGTGCCTACCTGCTCGAGAAGCTCGGCTCGCTGGCGTCAGAATTTGAATTCGCCAATAATGTTCGGGGACGAGGACTCATGTGCGCGTTTGATCTCATCGATGACGCAACCCGAAGTACGTTTCTGAAGGCTACCTACGAACACGGCCTGGTTATTTTGCCCAGCGGTGAAAAAACCGTCCGCTTCCGGCCACCACTCACCATCCAGCCCGAACAGATTGACGAAGGTATGGAGATCATCCGGAAGTCACTTGCCCAGACCTGGGAACGGTCACCTGCCCTGCGCAGCCATTTCGTGACTTCCTGA